One Isachenkonia alkalipeptolytica genomic region harbors:
- a CDS encoding helix-turn-helix transcriptional regulator, with protein MSKKNMKTTKAGVKLDDVKAKLLEDPEFKDEYNKLKPRYDIISQIIEVRKSMKMTQEELAKRAGTRKSNISRLESGDYNPSLDFLIKIANSLGKDVHIDIR; from the coding sequence ATGAGTAAGAAAAATATGAAAACGACAAAAGCAGGGGTAAAACTTGATGACGTAAAAGCTAAGCTTTTGGAAGACCCGGAGTTTAAAGACGAGTACAATAAACTGAAACCAAGATATGATATTATTTCGCAAATTATTGAAGTAAGAAAAAGCATGAAAATGACTCAAGAAGAGTTAGCAAAAAGAGCAGGGACCCGGAAGTCTAACATATCGAGACTAGAAAGTGGGGACTATAATCCTTCTCTGGATTTTTTAATAAAAATTGCAAACAGTTTGGGGAAAGACGTTCATATTGATATCCGCTAA
- a CDS encoding type II toxin-antitoxin system RelE/ParE family toxin: protein MSYEVEFYQRENGEIPIQEFLESLPPKLRAKTFREIELLKDHGPDLREPHTKPIKGKDNNGIFELRVKFSTNISRLFYFSYYENTFVLLHGFVKKTNKTPKREIEKAKKYKEDYERRCKDE, encoded by the coding sequence TTGTCCTACGAAGTGGAATTCTACCAAAGAGAAAACGGAGAGATACCTATCCAAGAATTTTTAGAATCCTTACCTCCTAAATTACGAGCGAAAACGTTTCGGGAAATTGAATTGCTTAAAGATCATGGACCGGATCTCAGAGAACCTCATACTAAGCCGATTAAAGGGAAAGATAATAATGGGATATTTGAATTAAGGGTGAAATTTTCAACCAATATATCCAGATTGTTTTACTTTTCTTATTACGAAAATACTTTTGTTTTGCTTCATGGTTTTGTGAAGAAGACTAACAAAACACCTAAACGGGAAATTGAAAAGGCAAAAAAATATAAAGAGGATTATGAAAGAAGGTGTAAAGATGAGTAA
- a CDS encoding SEC-C metal-binding domain-containing protein encodes MNQLKEYIIALTNLYGAVHKEKVMEIYNSQNKDRVSLKEIEVMLKNPPVDLEAFAVYTEGEYFIHEAIFMIDNLEDMLRKKKGKPHYVPHKNELLKYMDEEHFEKTGEYKALVKYVKKNFLKNQPERAEELCEEIHKILHVGPDMQEVMNTLNYWGIDFKDMDQLNELTALLMKFANNIRIWENNGHTPEEISRKFEKPNMKPLPKKPFDFKKTGNGEGDNGDEAVGTKKVGRNEPCPCGSGKKYKKCCGKSENVISLFGDEITPEEALEVRRLFFIYSEPKIAKVIGKMHDQFGTGPLSLAYQKDAEFLFIEWLVMEYPYEGDQSLFDLFLEDMKGKMDRRLLQKLESWKKSYLSVYEVIDDREERVILVKDIFTYEEKVVGLDEGDPSSKVGDMQVTRLVPVAGVYEYFFGAFYLPLKLRDLFVHLLKMDKKKYNKTWEALLKENGDRLVQLIADMFKNDQKKDQKKEHLKSDNKLKGINDYLEIPAFTPKEIEEVESILRLDWKKDIYREEARLFIEKSQGIYLPIDIISGLYMWWDYTEFEAPGFRKQGVWAAALNELIDELYNYYHYDSRSEIADTYGVSASSVGTYYYRLWDFVELHHAGIKALRKKTPLDKASKKKIGPAIEGIIKSLKELSESKKKDAKNKGLEDDSQMDLEYDPGMDLEDDSHKELKNSSRVGLEDNPISATTVSKNAKAQDLIYDAWESRSPTEIIHLAKKALEIDPRCADAYVLLAEHRAKNVEEAITYYQKGIQAGEKALGKTFFKENQGHFWGILETRPYMRAKMGLGMSLLEKKEYSHGAEVLEEMLKLNPNDNQGVRSPLVIAYFMEKDYSKAKALLDRYDEDFLSDWSYNKALQVFCDEGETQEAKRRLKNAIKKNPHVPKYLLGEKRLPDTPPEAYSLGGEEEAIIYAIYGKKAWLKTPGAVAWLHKNIKK; translated from the coding sequence ATGAACCAGTTAAAAGAGTATATTATCGCCTTAACCAACCTTTACGGAGCGGTGCACAAGGAGAAAGTCATGGAAATTTACAACAGTCAAAATAAGGACAGGGTTAGCCTTAAAGAGATCGAGGTGATGCTGAAAAATCCCCCGGTGGATTTGGAGGCCTTTGCTGTCTACACTGAAGGGGAATATTTTATCCATGAGGCGATCTTTATGATCGATAATCTGGAGGATATGCTCAGGAAAAAGAAAGGCAAGCCCCATTACGTTCCCCATAAAAACGAGCTACTGAAGTATATGGATGAGGAACACTTTGAAAAAACCGGGGAATACAAGGCCCTAGTAAAGTATGTAAAGAAAAACTTCCTGAAAAACCAGCCGGAGAGAGCCGAGGAACTTTGCGAGGAGATCCATAAAATCCTTCATGTCGGACCGGATATGCAGGAGGTTATGAATACCCTTAATTACTGGGGGATTGATTTTAAGGATATGGATCAGTTAAATGAATTGACCGCGCTTTTGATGAAGTTTGCCAACAATATTCGGATATGGGAAAACAACGGTCATACTCCCGAGGAAATCTCTCGGAAATTCGAAAAGCCCAATATGAAACCCCTTCCCAAGAAACCCTTTGATTTTAAAAAAACCGGCAATGGCGAAGGAGATAATGGCGACGAAGCAGTAGGGACAAAAAAAGTAGGAAGAAACGAACCCTGTCCCTGCGGCAGCGGGAAAAAGTATAAAAAGTGCTGTGGTAAGAGTGAAAATGTGATTTCCCTATTCGGCGATGAGATTACCCCCGAGGAAGCCCTGGAAGTCCGGAGACTCTTTTTTATCTATAGCGAACCGAAGATTGCAAAAGTAATCGGTAAGATGCATGATCAATTCGGTACAGGCCCTTTATCCCTGGCGTATCAAAAAGATGCGGAATTTCTTTTTATCGAATGGTTGGTGATGGAGTACCCCTATGAAGGAGACCAAAGTCTCTTTGATCTTTTCCTGGAAGATATGAAGGGGAAAATGGACCGACGACTGCTTCAAAAACTGGAATCCTGGAAAAAGAGCTATTTATCCGTTTACGAGGTAATTGATGATCGGGAGGAAAGGGTGATTTTAGTCAAGGATATCTTTACCTATGAGGAGAAAGTCGTTGGGCTTGATGAGGGGGATCCTTCGTCGAAGGTCGGAGATATGCAAGTCACCCGATTGGTTCCCGTGGCAGGGGTGTACGAGTACTTTTTCGGAGCCTTTTACCTTCCGTTGAAATTAAGGGATTTATTTGTACATCTGCTTAAAATGGATAAGAAAAAATACAATAAGACCTGGGAGGCCCTGCTGAAAGAAAACGGGGATCGGTTAGTACAATTAATTGCTGATATGTTTAAGAACGATCAAAAGAAGGATCAAAAGAAGGAACACTTAAAATCGGATAATAAGCTGAAAGGAATAAATGATTATTTGGAGATTCCTGCCTTTACACCCAAGGAAATTGAAGAGGTGGAATCGATCTTAAGATTGGATTGGAAGAAGGATATCTACCGAGAGGAAGCCCGGCTTTTTATTGAAAAATCCCAGGGGATTTATCTCCCGATAGATATTATCAGCGGCTTATACATGTGGTGGGATTATACGGAATTTGAAGCCCCGGGTTTTCGAAAGCAGGGGGTCTGGGCCGCGGCATTGAATGAACTCATCGATGAGCTTTATAATTATTATCATTATGACAGTCGTTCGGAGATCGCAGATACCTATGGGGTTTCCGCTTCCAGTGTGGGCACGTATTACTATCGATTATGGGATTTTGTTGAATTGCATCACGCCGGTATAAAAGCTCTTCGAAAGAAGACCCCACTGGATAAAGCATCGAAGAAAAAAATCGGGCCGGCGATTGAGGGGATTATAAAGAGTCTGAAAGAGCTTTCGGAAAGCAAGAAGAAGGATGCCAAGAATAAGGGCTTGGAAGACGACTCGCAAATGGACCTTGAATACGATCCCGGAATGGATTTGGAAGACGACTCGCACAAGGAATTGAAAAACAGCTCGCGAGTAGGCCTGGAAGACAACCCGATTAGTGCAACGACGGTTTCTAAGAATGCAAAGGCCCAGGATCTGATCTACGATGCCTGGGAGTCGAGAAGTCCCACGGAAATCATTCATCTGGCAAAGAAAGCCTTAGAAATCGATCCCCGGTGCGCCGATGCCTATGTATTGCTGGCGGAGCATCGAGCTAAAAACGTAGAGGAAGCCATAACCTATTACCAAAAGGGTATTCAGGCCGGGGAGAAGGCACTGGGTAAAACCTTTTTCAAGGAAAACCAAGGTCACTTTTGGGGAATCCTGGAGACCAGACCCTATATGCGGGCAAAAATGGGCCTCGGAATGAGTCTGCTTGAAAAAAAAGAGTATTCCCACGGCGCAGAAGTCCTGGAAGAGATGCTGAAACTAAATCCCAATGACAATCAAGGGGTAAGAAGTCCCCTGGTAATTGCTTATTTTATGGAAAAAGACTATTCCAAGGCGAAAGCCCTTTTAGACAGGTATGATGAGGACTTTCTAAGCGATTGGTCTTACAATAAAGCCCTACAGGTTTTTTGTGATGAGGGGGAGACCCAAGAGGCCAAGCGCAGATTGAAAAACGCCATCAAAAAAAATCCACACGTACCGAAATATCTTCTGGGCGAAAAAAGACTTCCCGATACCCCGCCGGAGGCCTACTCCTTAGGCGGCGAGGAAGAAGCGATTATCTATGCGATCTATGGAAAAAAAGCGTGGCTCAAAACTCCGGGCGCCGTAGCCTGGCTGCATAAAAACATCAAAAAATAG
- a CDS encoding serine aminopeptidase domain-containing protein: MKMYHKYIGEDKKTYVKCLINDHKAPNVIFFMTPIGSVDHDIAVRNYRPIAENGFNVFAVDLPGIGNSSKGKFTYENIKLAIQNVAEYIEKNFSKSIHLYGGTGTGGIIGQALASDKDLPIFKTYSQLGVANHGDLSVIGSSFMLKLVFPILKIAVKFFPQYRLKFKVPKYSGYNGEKENKWYQSMMEENPGIFDLPLDVVYTLLWLLIAKASPIKGKPIIPTLVMATKYDRYYKKEYINKYYRSLKTDKKLYWIDDSHCVFVWNAGELGNQVTEWITFQKEV; encoded by the coding sequence ATGAAGATGTATCATAAATATATAGGAGAAGATAAAAAAACTTATGTAAAATGCTTAATCAATGACCACAAAGCCCCAAATGTGATTTTTTTCATGACGCCGATTGGATCCGTTGACCATGATATAGCAGTACGAAATTACCGGCCCATTGCTGAGAACGGTTTTAATGTATTTGCTGTGGATTTACCCGGTATCGGAAATAGTTCAAAGGGTAAGTTTACCTATGAAAACATAAAATTAGCAATCCAAAATGTTGCTGAGTATATAGAGAAGAATTTTTCTAAGTCTATCCATCTCTACGGAGGAACTGGTACAGGAGGGATTATTGGACAAGCCTTAGCATCGGACAAGGATCTACCGATTTTTAAAACTTATAGTCAGCTTGGGGTTGCAAATCATGGTGACCTATCGGTTATAGGTAGTAGTTTTATGCTAAAATTAGTTTTTCCGATTCTAAAGATTGCGGTGAAGTTTTTCCCTCAATACAGATTGAAATTCAAAGTCCCAAAGTATAGTGGTTATAACGGGGAAAAAGAAAATAAGTGGTATCAAAGTATGATGGAGGAAAATCCTGGGATTTTTGATTTGCCTTTAGATGTTGTTTACACCTTGTTATGGCTCCTTATAGCGAAAGCTAGTCCTATTAAAGGAAAACCTATCATTCCAACATTGGTAATGGCCACTAAGTATGACCGGTATTACAAAAAAGAATATATAAATAAATACTATCGTAGTTTAAAGACTGATAAGAAACTTTATTGGATTGATGATAGCCATTGTGTATTTGTATGGAACGCTGGGGAATTAGGAAATCAAGTGACGGAATGGATTACTTTTCAAAAGGAAGTTTGA
- a CDS encoding TetR/AcrR family transcriptional regulator, translating into MKTKKGEETYNNILEAAEQLFSEKSVSKVTINDIVQHTGIAKGTFYLYFESKEALVWDFMDKKFGYADRWIKEIVLKGYSDEDICEIIDFIMGFVKKHMKMLKIMHNVRFQGFLGINRLEDQYMKKWITPFSLWLEKGRLEKALNIRDSTFMAHYIIVTLHEVVDRVIMDDFPFSIDEVGDELKTITLKLLK; encoded by the coding sequence ATGAAAACTAAAAAAGGCGAAGAAACTTATAATAACATTCTAGAAGCTGCGGAACAATTATTTTCGGAAAAAAGTGTTAGCAAAGTAACGATAAATGATATTGTTCAACACACTGGTATTGCAAAGGGAACCTTTTACTTATACTTTGAATCGAAGGAGGCACTGGTATGGGACTTCATGGATAAAAAATTCGGATACGCTGATCGATGGATTAAAGAAATTGTGTTGAAAGGCTATAGTGATGAAGATATTTGTGAAATCATTGACTTTATAATGGGTTTTGTAAAGAAACACATGAAAATGTTGAAAATCATGCATAACGTCAGGTTTCAAGGGTTTTTAGGGATTAATCGCTTAGAGGATCAGTATATGAAAAAATGGATTACCCCATTTTCTCTCTGGCTCGAGAAAGGGCGTTTAGAAAAAGCTTTGAACATCAGGGATTCTACATTTATGGCCCATTATATAATTGTAACGTTACACGAGGTAGTGGATCGTGTAATTATGGATGATTTTCCATTTTCTATAGATGAAGTAGGAGATGAGCTTAAAACAATTACTTTAAAATTACTAAAATAG
- a CDS encoding transposase, whose amino-acid sequence MSKNVIRYDEEFKQELIRLVKEEGRSIPKAAKDFGVNPQTLRNWIKKADDAEDPG is encoded by the coding sequence ATGAGTAAAAATGTTATTCGTTATGATGAAGAATTTAAGCAGGAACTTATCCGTCTTGTTAAAGAAGAGGGACGAAGTATTCCAAAGGCTGCAAAGGATTTTGGAGTCAACCCTCAGACCCTGCGCAACTGGATAAAGAAAGCCGATGACGCCGAAGACCCTGGTTAA
- a CDS encoding ABC transporter substrate-binding protein, which yields MRFKKYGVIVLAIVMILTIGLAGCEDPEDLDDPTEINDENDDPVDENDEPTEGGTVTRGIWSSPAGTFHPQLYTDAYDAMTIDIVFDGLLSYDPFEEEYVPNLAEDFEMSDDNLTMKFTLRDDIYWHDGEPFTMDDVVHSYEFVADPDYTGVRFPNIQRIEGVEAYRDGEADEISGINVINDRELEITLQEVYAPALGDVGAFMLSPAHIWEDVDVGGAAERNDLLENPIGTGPFKMEEFARDEYVRLVKNEDYHRGSPLLDGITLEVTGQDTAQARLATGDLDFMDVSEMSQDQVAFFEDQGIVVEEVITDGYQHMIMNNRIEPFDDVNVRQGVAYTLDRAGFVEYILEGFGEVAHAPLAPFSWAYPDMTDLNTYGDGEDDDREEATENAIAKFEEAGWSYEDGTMYDENGDPVEFTLKYPTGNVPREESALIWQENFSEVGIDVELRSMDFDTLASNYVDERDFELALMGWSLVPDPNPYGIWHSDQDFPGGFNQPGFVDERNDELIEEGIRYIEEEERQPIYQEWGELMNEKVPGLPLYHMIEGRAYRPEFQGHQFHPFTDYHNVHEWYLDE from the coding sequence ATGAGATTTAAAAAGTATGGAGTAATTGTATTGGCGATTGTAATGATTTTAACAATCGGATTGGCGGGATGTGAGGATCCAGAGGACCTTGATGATCCTACAGAGATTAATGACGAGAACGACGATCCGGTAGACGAGAACGATGAACCTACAGAGGGAGGAACCGTTACCCGGGGAATATGGTCCTCACCGGCGGGAACCTTTCATCCTCAGCTTTACACCGACGCATATGATGCAATGACCATTGATATTGTATTTGACGGATTGTTAAGTTACGATCCCTTTGAAGAAGAATATGTTCCGAACCTGGCAGAGGACTTTGAAATGTCCGATGACAATTTAACAATGAAGTTTACCTTAAGAGATGACATTTACTGGCATGACGGAGAGCCTTTCACCATGGATGATGTGGTTCATTCCTATGAATTTGTTGCGGATCCTGACTATACCGGTGTAAGGTTCCCTAATATCCAACGAATTGAAGGGGTGGAAGCCTATCGTGACGGTGAAGCCGATGAAATAAGCGGAATAAATGTAATAAACGACCGTGAGTTGGAAATTACTTTACAGGAAGTTTACGCTCCGGCCCTCGGAGATGTAGGAGCCTTTATGCTTTCCCCAGCTCATATATGGGAAGATGTGGACGTCGGAGGGGCTGCGGAGAGAAATGACTTATTGGAAAACCCTATAGGCACAGGACCATTTAAGATGGAGGAGTTTGCCCGGGACGAATACGTCCGACTGGTAAAAAACGAAGACTATCATCGAGGCAGTCCATTACTTGACGGTATTACACTGGAAGTTACCGGTCAAGACACGGCACAGGCCCGACTCGCCACGGGGGATCTGGATTTTATGGACGTATCCGAGATGTCCCAGGATCAAGTAGCATTCTTTGAAGATCAGGGTATCGTGGTTGAAGAGGTCATCACTGACGGTTATCAGCATATGATTATGAATAACCGTATCGAACCCTTTGATGATGTCAATGTTCGTCAAGGTGTTGCCTATACATTGGATCGGGCAGGGTTCGTCGAATACATTCTGGAAGGTTTCGGAGAAGTGGCCCATGCACCCTTAGCACCATTCTCCTGGGCCTATCCCGACATGACGGATCTTAACACCTATGGAGACGGAGAAGACGACGATCGGGAAGAGGCCACTGAAAATGCCATTGCAAAATTTGAAGAAGCCGGATGGAGCTATGAAGACGGAACCATGTATGATGAAAATGGAGATCCTGTGGAATTTACACTGAAGTACCCTACAGGAAATGTTCCACGGGAAGAATCTGCTTTAATCTGGCAGGAAAACTTCTCAGAAGTAGGTATAGACGTTGAATTAAGAAGCATGGATTTTGATACTTTAGCATCTAATTATGTGGATGAGCGGGACTTTGAGTTGGCTCTGATGGGCTGGTCCTTAGTACCGGATCCGAATCCGTATGGAATTTGGCACTCCGACCAGGACTTCCCCGGAGGCTTTAATCAACCGGGATTTGTCGATGAAAGAAACGACGAGTTGATCGAAGAAGGTATACGTTATATTGAGGAAGAGGAACGACAACCGATTTATCAGGAATGGGGAGAATTAATGAATGAAAAAGTTCCGGGACTTCCCTTATATCACATGATTGAAGGAAGAGCCTATCGCCCTGAGTTCCAAGGTCATCAATTCCATCCCTTCACCGATTATCATAACGTTCATGAATGGTATCTGGATGAATAG
- a CDS encoding ABC transporter permease — translation MKKYLIRRILILIPILIGVSMVIFALIEAMPGNPYSDMIDPNVPPDLIEERLEAMGYFDPLPVRYVRWLGRTVRFDLGYSTNYSAPVSTIMLNRLPNTLLLGGFALVFSVIIAIPLGILSSTKQYSVLDYIVTIFAFIGLSIPAFFFGLLMIRYLAFELGWFPIAGTGAGADYEGFRMLLHRAHHLVLPVIVLSLLSLASLMRYTRSSMLEVIKQDYIRTARSKGIKEKVVIYKHALKNALIPVVTVLTMMLPSLVSGAVLTETVFSWPGMGTLMIEAIQNDDYPLLMGITMMLAIIIVFANLLADILYAWIDPRIKYD, via the coding sequence ATGAAAAAATATCTGATTCGAAGAATTTTAATTCTTATTCCCATTCTCATCGGGGTTTCGATGGTGATTTTTGCACTCATCGAAGCTATGCCCGGGAACCCTTACTCGGATATGATTGACCCAAATGTTCCACCGGACTTAATAGAAGAAAGATTGGAAGCCATGGGGTACTTTGACCCCTTACCGGTACGTTACGTCCGTTGGCTGGGAAGAACCGTGCGTTTTGATTTGGGGTATTCAACAAACTATAGTGCTCCGGTTTCTACGATTATGCTCAATCGGTTGCCGAATACACTTTTGCTAGGCGGTTTTGCCCTGGTTTTTTCCGTGATTATAGCCATACCCCTGGGGATCCTTTCTTCTACTAAGCAATACTCAGTTTTGGATTATATCGTAACCATATTCGCTTTTATCGGCCTGTCGATTCCGGCATTTTTCTTCGGCTTACTGATGATACGGTATCTGGCCTTTGAACTGGGATGGTTCCCCATTGCAGGTACCGGCGCCGGTGCGGATTATGAAGGATTTCGGATGCTCCTTCATCGCGCCCATCACCTGGTATTGCCGGTTATCGTCCTGTCCCTTCTCAGCTTGGCCAGTTTAATGCGTTATACCCGTTCAAGCATGCTGGAAGTGATAAAGCAGGATTATATACGAACCGCCAGATCCAAGGGTATAAAAGAAAAGGTAGTCATTTACAAGCATGCACTAAAAAATGCCTTAATACCGGTTGTAACGGTGTTGACAATGATGTTGCCATCTCTTGTATCGGGAGCGGTATTAACGGAAACCGTCTTTTCATGGCCGGGAATGGGAACCCTTATGATTGAAGCCATTCAAAACGATGATTATCCGCTGTTGATGGGAATTACAATGATGTTGGCCATTATAATCGTATTCGCTAATCTCTTAGCCGATATACTGTATGCATGGATCGATCCGAGAATCAAATACGATTAG
- the opp4C gene encoding oligopeptide ABC transporter permease: MKNRKVEGLSPWAIARRRFVKNKLAVLGLILIGVITLAAVFGPMLTDYEVHEQQMMMRNQGPQGNNYLGFDSTGRDILTRVLYGGRISLAVGIVATSVATFIGVVLGSIAGFYGGIRDGVIMRLVDIVMSFPFFIIAAVASAAFGPTVFNTMLIIGLINWTLIARVVRAEILSLKEQEFVEASRALGLENLEIIRVHLIPNVMAPIIVYSTLTIASAILIEAGLSFIGLGVSPPTPTWGNMLEAARSLTAILNYWWQWIPPGLMIFLTVLSINFVGDGLRDALDPKLKE; encoded by the coding sequence ATGAAGAATAGAAAAGTAGAAGGTTTATCACCTTGGGCGATAGCCAGGCGACGTTTTGTGAAAAACAAGTTGGCGGTATTGGGGCTGATCTTGATTGGAGTTATCACATTGGCTGCGGTGTTTGGACCGATGCTGACGGACTATGAAGTACATGAACAGCAGATGATGATGCGTAATCAGGGGCCACAAGGCAATAATTATTTAGGTTTTGACAGTACCGGAAGGGATATTCTCACGCGGGTGCTTTACGGAGGAAGAATATCACTAGCCGTTGGTATTGTAGCTACTTCCGTAGCAACGTTTATCGGGGTGGTTCTCGGCTCTATTGCAGGGTTTTACGGCGGCATCAGAGACGGTGTGATCATGCGCCTTGTGGATATTGTTATGAGTTTCCCTTTTTTCATTATTGCCGCTGTGGCTTCTGCAGCCTTTGGACCAACTGTATTTAATACCATGCTCATTATCGGGCTGATTAACTGGACACTGATCGCCCGTGTGGTACGGGCGGAAATTCTGTCTTTGAAAGAACAGGAATTTGTGGAGGCTTCCAGGGCCTTGGGGTTGGAAAATTTAGAGATCATTCGTGTTCATCTGATTCCCAATGTTATGGCTCCCATAATTGTATACTCCACCTTGACCATTGCATCCGCAATTCTGATTGAAGCGGGACTGAGTTTTATCGGACTCGGAGTAAGTCCCCCTACCCCGACCTGGGGAAATATGCTGGAAGCAGCGAGAAGCTTAACTGCCATTCTAAACTATTGGTGGCAATGGATTCCACCGGGATTAATGATTTTTCTCACCGTGCTTTCCATCAATTTTGTGGGAGACGGACTTCGAGATGCTTTGGATCCTAAGCTCAAGGAATAG
- a CDS encoding ABC transporter ATP-binding protein, with protein sequence MEKITLKAEGIKTSFQTSEGKVVAVNDVDLTIKEGKILGVVGESGCGKSVTALSIMRLVPQPNGKIEEGRIEFMGKNLLELSNEEMRKIRGAEISMIFQEPMTALNPVYSIGNQMNEMLKVHRGLSEKQATERSIELINMVGIPRAEKVIKEYPHQLSGGMRQRVMIAMALSCDPKFMIADEPTTALDVTIQAQVLELMKDLNEQMGTSIMFITHDLGVIAEMADDVVVMYAGKIVEEADVVTLFHDPKHPYSVGLLKSRPDMVEEDEELEAIEGMVPSLLNMPKGCPFNPRCKHCMEICKEKMPVLKEITPGHKVRCWLYDQEGGG encoded by the coding sequence ATGGAAAAAATCACCTTAAAGGCTGAAGGAATAAAAACAAGCTTTCAAACTTCCGAAGGGAAAGTAGTTGCGGTGAATGACGTGGATTTAACCATTAAAGAGGGGAAAATCCTGGGGGTCGTAGGAGAATCCGGTTGCGGGAAAAGTGTAACCGCTCTTTCGATCATGCGATTGGTTCCTCAACCCAATGGAAAAATCGAAGAAGGACGCATTGAGTTTATGGGTAAGAACCTCTTGGAACTCTCCAATGAAGAAATGAGAAAGATTCGGGGAGCAGAAATTTCAATGATTTTTCAGGAACCAATGACCGCACTAAATCCCGTTTATAGCATTGGAAATCAAATGAATGAGATGTTAAAAGTCCATCGGGGACTGAGTGAAAAGCAAGCCACGGAGAGGTCCATCGAGCTGATAAATATGGTGGGCATACCCAGAGCGGAAAAAGTGATCAAGGAATATCCCCACCAGTTAAGCGGAGGAATGCGACAACGGGTAATGATTGCCATGGCCTTAAGCTGCGATCCGAAGTTCATGATTGCCGATGAACCCACAACCGCTTTGGATGTAACGATACAGGCCCAGGTTTTGGAACTGATGAAGGATCTCAATGAGCAGATGGGCACGTCGATTATGTTCATCACCCATGATCTGGGGGTTATTGCGGAAATGGCTGATGACGTAGTGGTCATGTACGCCGGGAAAATTGTTGAAGAAGCCGATGTAGTAACGCTGTTTCATGATCCGAAACATCCTTATAGCGTGGGACTGCTCAAGTCTCGACCGGATATGGTGGAAGAGGATGAAGAACTGGAAGCTATAGAAGGAATGGTCCCAAGTCTGTTGAATATGCCAAAGGGATGTCCCTTTAATCCCCGCTGTAAGCACTGTATGGAAATCTGCAAAGAAAAAATGCCGGTGTTAAAAGAAATTACTCCGGGACATAAAGTCCGTTGCTGGCTCTATGATCAGGAAGGAGGGGGCTAA
- a CDS encoding ABC transporter ATP-binding protein → MAEHLLEVEGLKKYFPIKEGVFSKTVGHVKAVDHVSFKIKQGEIFGLVGESGCGKTTVGRTLLSLLEPTEGLVKFDQQILYNTETGERINKNDLRKLRKEMQIIFQDPYASLDPRMNVGMIVSEGLRKHKLVKNKKEAIEKSKELLELCGLEGSNVRKYPHEFSGGQRQRIGVARALALEPKFLVADEPIAALDVSIQAQMLKFMTDLKDRLGLTYLFISHDLSVVRYFCDRVAVMYLGSFAEQAPTKKLFKKPLHPYTQSLLSAVPKSDPAVKKKREILKGDVPSPADPPSGCKFHTRCKYAEDKCKIKIPVYREIEPDHFVSCHLAEKINQINNHL, encoded by the coding sequence ATGGCTGAGCATTTATTGGAAGTGGAAGGATTAAAAAAATATTTTCCCATAAAAGAAGGGGTATTTTCCAAGACCGTAGGCCATGTGAAGGCCGTTGATCATGTCTCCTTTAAAATAAAGCAAGGAGAAATTTTCGGTCTGGTAGGGGAGTCCGGTTGCGGAAAAACAACGGTGGGACGAACCCTTCTGAGCCTGTTGGAGCCTACAGAAGGATTAGTGAAATTTGATCAGCAGATTCTTTATAATACAGAGACCGGTGAGAGAATTAATAAAAATGACCTCAGAAAGCTTCGAAAGGAAATGCAAATCATTTTTCAGGATCCTTATGCCAGTTTAGATCCCAGAATGAACGTGGGAATGATTGTATCCGAAGGACTTCGAAAGCACAAGCTTGTGAAGAATAAAAAAGAGGCCATAGAAAAATCCAAAGAACTTCTGGAGCTATGCGGTCTGGAAGGAAGCAATGTTCGAAAATATCCCCATGAATTTAGCGGCGGACAGCGACAACGGATAGGAGTTGCCCGGGCTTTAGCCTTAGAACCGAAATTTCTTGTTGCCGATGAGCCTATCGCCGCATTAGACGTTTCGATTCAAGCTCAAATGTTAAAGTTTATGACGGATTTAAAAGATCGGCTTGGGCTCACCTACCTTTTCATCTCTCATGATCTCAGTGTGGTTCGTTATTTTTGTGACCGTGTGGCGGTCATGTATCTAGGTTCCTTTGCGGAGCAGGCGCCTACTAAAAAACTGTTTAAAAAGCCGTTGCACCCCTATACACAATCTTTGTTATCGGCGGTACCGAAATCGGATCCCGCCGTAAAAAAGAAAAGAGAAATCTTAAAAGGGGATGTGCCCAGCCCCGCCGATCCACCTTCGGGGTGCAAGTTTCACACCCGATGCAAATATGCGGAAGATAAGTGTAAAATCAAAATACCGGTGTATCGTGAAATTGAACCGGATCATTTCGTCAGTTGTCATCTGGCGGAAAAAATCAATCAAATTAACAATCATCTTTAA